Sequence from the Drosophila subpulchrella strain 33 F10 #4 breed RU33 chromosome 3R, RU_Dsub_v1.1 Primary Assembly, whole genome shotgun sequence genome:
AAAGGTGATGATGGGGTTGATTACTCTGCGCGCGACTTTCCTTCTAACTCAACAACTGTacaaataatcaaaaaaattttttggcGCATTTAATTTGATCGCAAGCACGTTTCGCTTGCGACTTTAATTGAAAACGATTTTCGGGGCGCCGTTTCGAGAGCAGAGAGCACCGTCATTAGAAACTGACTAACCTGACTGACTGCAGTCCCAGTCCCAAATCCCAAACCCAATCCCaatccaaatccaaatccTAGGGTCCACTGTTACCCATTACCCAGTGTCAAAATCGGTGCACGTTTTCGAGCGGCTTTCACCCATTTCGGTGGGCGTTGGCAAGGGCAAGAGTCTCATTTCGCTGGGGGATTTTACTGCGGCTTTCCGACTTGATGACCAACTCGATCTGGCATTAGATAGAGCAAATTATAATCGTATTTTGGGGTTGAGTTCGGCTCAATTACTGATTAAATTAAGGGCAAGGCTGGGGCAAAAGTGTTTGACAATGGGCCAATATCGCAGATTGATCATCAGCCTTAAACTGAGTTTAGAACTCGGCTGGCAGTGAGGAAGTGAAACCCGATCTGCCATGGTGGTAGAATTCCATTTATTAATATTCCGTTTTTGGCAAACTTTTTACGAGTAAGACCCCCCATAAAAATCGGTGTGAAATCGCCTGAGTTTTGAGCACGCGCCCCGTTCATAAAATAAACCTCTGCCGGCTGCTCAGCCGACGTCTCAGCCAGCACTTGACCCAATGCACAGACAATAGATTTAATTTCCATTTGTCCGATCCGCTGTTTCGACCGCCATGCCGGTGTGGCGCATCTCCGGCCACGTTTTCTTTTTCGTTTTTGATCTCTGCGCCTCGATTAGGGCGACTCATCGCCAAACTCAACCGAATCGGACAACAACGGCCACAAAGGGTAATAATAGAAACAGAAATCGGGCAGGCAAATTGACTGATGCCAGCCCCGCCACCAAATCTGGACCTCTCTCGCTCCCAGTGCCCCATGCCCGATGCCCTCCCAAGAGATGCCCTTCCAATCCGTTTTATGATCTTTAAAGAGGtatcattattttttaaaagtatctGCGGatatggaaataaaatttaaaatatgatataGTTCACAAAAAAAGAGTTATTCACCCAAGAACAAGATATTGTATCCATTTTATGATcttcaaaaaataattttatagttgaaaataaaagattagTTCATCCAAAATATGATACCATAATTATAAgatatttcttattttataGCTAGATAgtttattttcattattaattttgaatttatttttcaacaaCAATAAGTTTATCCATTGTCCGTAATAAACTCTTAAAGTgttgtataattttttaagtcaTTTTAAATATAGTTCAAAAATCATTCCAATCACCGACTAAATTAAGTCATTTAAGTAATGGCACAATATTAAAAAGACCCAACTTAATAGTGGCAATATAAAAACTTAAAGGGTAAAACATACTTCGCTGTGCCGCGCCTGTCTCACATGaaatttgattatttttcctttgttttctgGTTACTTTTGGTTCAGTTTTCGTTTTCATTTGGGGAGAGGTCAGCGTTTGGGGCGTCTTGACCCGGCTTAAATGAAAAGCCATATTTCTGCGGATGCCTGGCCCCAGTTTCTGACGTGCGATCGATTGCGCCTGTCCGAGAGCGAGGCCCTCGCAAATTTGTAGCTGTCTGCGGAGACTCCTCCGTTGCCAAGATTTCGGTTTTGGCCTGATTTCGATTTTCGATTTTAGGTTTTCGGGGTTAGGCAGCAGAAGTCATGCACTTGCCGCGCTCGATGCTCGATGGTCGATGGTCGATGAGAGCCAGTTGCCAGTTGCTATAgccggaatcggaatcggaattgTCTTCTAATTAAGTGCATTtcgtttaattaatttaaactaACTGTAAATTGAGAGTTTGACTGCGAGTTTTGGGCGCGGTGGCGTCGTCTGCAAAAAGTTGGCCTCGCTTTTGGTATTGGCTCCTTGGATTCAGTTCGGATTCAGTTTTGGGGTGGTGAGGGACCTGAGGTTTAGGCCCAGCATTTGAGCTTGTTAAGGCTGCCGACCGGGGACGACCAAGTTTATTAGTTCGTGCCTTCATTTCGTAATTACTTCAATTGATTCTGCGCTGCTGATGGCAACGGTACTGCAACTGGGACTCTTAGGACTTAGGACTCTTGGCCAACGGAACTGAGCCGGGCTTAAACCGCTTCGTTGCCTTTGATTGTAAATCAGTTTACTTTGCCATTTAGAAGCCTTTTGTGTGGCTGTATAGctgttgcttttgctgctggctggctggctgacTGGCTCTTTTGGTAGTTTGGTGGTACAAAAGGTGAAATCACGATTTTCAAGTGCATCGCCATCGATACACAACGACTCCGTCTCGCTTGGGCCGTTGCAAATTGTAACTCTAACTGTACAACAGGTTCAAAGTATCTCCTAACAGGTACGGCTGCCCCGAAAAGGAGATCGGATTGGGACTTGGACTTCGCCATGGAGTCTTTAATTATCGCCCAGCTATGCCAGCGATTCGGGCCCAGAGCTCCCAGCTCTTGGGCACTAAGCAAATAAACATAGCATAGGGTAAAAAGTTAATTAGGCTTTCCTTATTTCCCCCATTTGGCATTCCAGAAATCACTCAATTAGATCGCAGCCAAGGTGAAAGGCCGCCAAATTGTGGCCATAAACCAGGTCCAGGGCCATTTCAGATCACGTGATAATAACCATGTGCGGAGTTTTGATTTAATAAAGTAGCTGGCAACCCTGGCGGGCAACTATAACAATAACTTTGGGTGCCTTAATCGCGCCTAAACGACGGAGGAGGATCTCCTTTTAGCCGAGGAGGGGGCCCAGCTGGCCGAGAGCGAGGGGTCAGGAGGCTTCAACACCTAGCTGGCTGACCCATGGCCAGCTAATTGACAGTATCGTGACTAAAATCAATTTGTTGTGAGCAGGCACAGCAACAAATTTCATAGCCCATAGCCCCGAGTCGGGATAACCAACTAACTGCTCCCTCTATGAATGATTTACGATGCGTCGTTGCCGCGCTGACCCCAGAGTTCGACGTTGTTGAAACATCAAAAACACAGAAACAAAGACCCCGGCGACCATCAGAGACGCCCGCTCATAATCAGCAGCACATAAACAACATTTCGCCGACCACCGATCGAAGATCGTCGGCGATTTCCTTCCAAAAAATCCCCCGAAAATCCCCTTGCCCCATTCCCATATCCCCATCATCCTATACAGACATTGGCCAGACGAACATAATCAGCCGGGGCAGTGGGTGTCCAACGGAGAGACGTCCCATCCCGATAGGCaccgaaccgaaccgaaccgaTCAGCATCTTCAACATGATCATTACGTTTGTTTATTGGCGAAAATTTAGAAATTTATTGCTCATTCGTTACGAGCCCGAAATGTGCGTTATGGCATTATGGAAAGCCAGCTCTGTTCTCACACTTTGGGCCATTGACAGGTAAATAGTTATAACTAGCCACACTTTTTCTCTCTTTGTTAAATGTGCATTTAGACAACATTATCGTCAATCAACGGGTGGCTATGGGTGTAGGTATGGCTATAAGTGCGGCTATGGGTATCTCTCCGGGCAAGATTAAGCCGAATTACGGGGGCCTCACAACATAGGGTTAACAGGAGGTTTCCACCTTGGCGTCTCTGCTGATTGCTGCCAAAAATAGACGCATTAATTACCCCAAAGCACCGATAAATAATGCAAATGTTTGCATTGAATAGtcggaatttatttttggcgaaaaaggaaaataataaaactttaTGGGTCAAGTGCCTTAACTGTATAGGTGGTTAAATTTCCTCATTAGCCAATTAGAGAGTCATAAAAGATACCGTATTAATATGCGCATACCTTTAATCGAGTGCAGAATATGGTCTAGATAAATTTGAATAGCCCACAAGGGGACTTCCGTATGGTGGGCCATAAATCGGAGATTAATCGCTTCTTAACCGCTGGGCCTTCAAAATGTTCCTGCAATGACGTGATAAAGCCGCGTAATTAAAATATGAACAGCGTTCATCTGTTGGCCCAAACATCTCGGCCTGGCTGGCGGTGGAGAAACGCTGTTTGCtccattttaaataaatgttttatggCAACCGAGAGCACACAAAGCCAAGAAAAATGCCAGTCGCATTAGCCGAGGCTCAAGGATAGAAAACCGGGCACGAAGAGCGGCTCTCACGCGGATGTGGTTATGGCTGTGTGTTGTGTTTGTGTTGCCAAAAGGCCAAAACACATGGCCAAGATCTGAAGCTAAAGCCATACAGCTATATAGGTAAAAATGAAGCCGAAGCTGCGGGAGCTAATAAATTTTCCGAAGTCTgttgtctgcctgcctgccgtTTGACGCTATTGATCGTTAAGTAAATTGTCTGCAATTATGCCAAAAGGGAAAATAATAGAAATTATAACGAAACCGCTCTGCTGGCTGTTGACTTTTGTGTGGAGTTTGGTGGGAAGTGGGATTTGGGATTCGGGATTCGGATTTACCCAGTGACAGCCACATTTGCGCATAAGTTAGGCCGCCTTATCGGGCCCGCAAAATGCTGGCGATCATAATTCTCGCTTAGGTGGCAAATTGCTGGCAGTTGCCAATTGCATGTGGGTCAGGCCACTCACGAATCCCAGGGCTCCAGACGTCCTGACATCCCGACATCCtgacatttatatatatttatttataactcGTGCGGCAGCCGTTAATTGTTGTCGCTCTTGATAAGTGAAATTTACCGACTGCCTTCGGCCGTAAGGCAGCGTATAAGCCATCTTATGGTCCATACTCCTTCAGATTTAGACCACTGCCAGCCGGACCAACCAACTGACTGACAACTGACTGACTGGCCAACTAACTGGGCCCGTGTCAGCCCGAGCCGACGACTATCGCAATGTTACATCCGTGCGTGCTGTCAATTAACATGGCCAACAACCGAATCAATTAAGCACTGGCCGGCGATGCTAATAATGGCCACGCCCCAAAACCAGAAGCCTGTCATAAGCCAACAGTCAATCTGCATTCCGAGGGCAATTCGATTCCAACAGTAGTGGTCTAACCAAAACCGAAGCCCATACCGAAACCATGCCAAAAAGCTTGTCCTCCTGGCCATTTGATTGATGCTTGTTGCCGGCTAGCAGACAAACTGTTTAATtggtaaaaataaacaaataaaaaagcaaaaaaaaaaaaacagaactcACCGAATCTGCATTGTTGATTATATAAGCGCCGCTGGGTTGACAAATGTTTAGGCAGGACTCTGATCCTGTTTTCACACATTGTGCAACACGTTTTCTGGGTttagattttttatttatttttttttttaccatacTATACCGTATATGTAGCCCCGCCCGCGCATTGTCACTTTCCGCTGAAATGTTCGATTTCAATTGGAAATCGCTGGTACgtgtaaaaatatttgtgcAACTGACTGCGTTTTTCTTTTGGGCAGTTTCTGTGTCTGTAACTGTtactgtttctgtttctgatTGCTGCCTTTGATGCATTTCAAATGAGTTGATTTATGGCAAGTTTTTGGCTGACTGAATGGCCGGccaactgactgactgactgactgacagaATGCCAAACTGACTGAATGACTGACTGACGGACCTCTGCTAACTGGCTGGCTTGTGGCTGTCGCAGAGCATGAATGAAGGCTTGTTGATGTTGTGACAGCTCCAAAAACTGGCCAAAACTCACAGCACAGCCACAGACATGTTAAACTGCTTTAATTACTCCAGCCAGCATGTGTATGTACCTatctacatatgtacatatggcTGATTTTTGGGCCATAGATTTATGAGAATTCATGCCGCACCCAAAATGCAGTCACAGTTGCAGTTGAAGTTGCATTCACAGAAATCTATCTGTTCCACTTTTGAGGAGAACTGCCCTTAGCCAAAAGGAAAGTTGGACAGGGACACGATGGAACTTATCTGAACTGACCTGCAAATAGTTTTATTTCGGGCATGGGGAAAACAGCATACGACGCCCACGCGAACACGggtctaaaaaaaaactaagaaaAACAACTGGCCCACATGCTAACCTTAGCCTTTATTTTCCCTGGTTTTTTGCGGGAGGACTTTGATAAATTCCGCACAAACACACAAGTAATTTGAATAATGAAGCGGGGGCCTTAACTGAGTTAGGGGGCATCAATCTGTCAACGCCGCGACGTCGCATTCTGTTGCATGCGCATGCGCACAGTTTGAGTTCGATGGGCTGCCTGCCACCGGCGGTCGGCCGCCAAAGAGGCGAACATTGAAGACATCGCGTGCCGCCGGTTTCGCTCCTCCAGAtccgcagcagcagctccgCAGCTGATCCGCAGCCCCACAGCCTCCCAGATCCGCAGCAGATCCGCGTGGGTCGTCGCAGTCATCGTCGtctatcaattaaacaaagcGGCGCGGCGGCAGCAGCTTCGACATCAAATGCAAGGCCGGCACGGCTGCCAGGTACTATGTTGAGTAGGACTCGAAGCTCCAAACTCCGAGCTACAAACTCCAGACCCCTGTCTCGAGACCCCAGCCTCGAGACCCCCGTCCTAGTCTTGGACCCGATCCGTCCGGCCACCCAAAACGCTGCTCCAGTTGCCATTTGAGCAGCGCTTCCGCGCTCTCGGCCAACCAGTTTCCAGTTTATTTGCTGTTGTTTGTCGGCACTGCAAAAACTAATGCTAAGCATCGCGTTTTATAGCTGGTTAACATAAAGTGGATATTATTCGTAAATGGATTCataagaaatttttaaaaacaggTGCCACATAAATGATGAGCGCTTGTTGATTAAAGAAGATGGGATTATTATCAATTAATGGTTTGTGATTACTTTGATGAGTTTTTAATGCTTCAATATTAAGTTGGCTCATTTTTAGGATCTTTAAAGCTTACAAAATGATTTGTAATTTAAAATCTATTATAAGTATGAAGAAATGTGACAATAACTATGAAAATggtaaataatttttaagttaGCTTATTTATAGGCTTACAAGCTtacaaaattatttgtaatttaAAGTCTGTTATAAGTAAGAAGATATTTGACAGTAACTAAatggaaaataattttaaatcttatgtaagcttttttatttgaatttatatTGGATATAAATACATGGACACTAATGGGTAATGCTTAATAGTAAATGGAATATTATATGTAGATCCAAGTAATTTGTGTGAAACTAAGAGTAAAGATAAGTAATTTTATTCCATCTctctcattttattttttgctttgATCCTGAAAATTTCGTTTCCGCATTGCAATCTCATTTATTGTTCCCAGTGCACCCGTTTTGTTTGACTTGGTTTGgtttcgttttgttttgtgtgttTCGCGGGTCTCGTGCAGGACAAACATGGAGCATTATTTAACGACACAATTCGTGCAACTCCCACGCATGCAAACGGCAACtccaaacaaaacaaagccCTCCCCCCACTCACCACCGAAAAAAAACGAGGCGAAAAGCTACAAAACTGAAAGCGAAAAATGCGAATTGAGGGTCTGAGGTCCCCGAGCTGATGGCTGATGGCTGGGCTCTTAACTGGGCTCTTAACTGATGGCCCAGCGACCGAAATTGGCGCAAAAATGTCACCAGCCTGCACTCCCAGTTGGATTTTGGGTGGATCGGGGGAATCTCGCACAGCCATCGATCATCGCAGCCGGCTAAAATGTCAAATTGGTTTATCAGCCCACAGGAAAGGCGGCTTTAATGTCAGTTTAGCAATTTGACAAATGACTTGCGATAATAAAAATGCTAAAAATGTGGCACGTTGCATGTGCCTCATGCTCTGATCTGTTGAAAGCCCGAGCGTTCGATGAACCCTGGCCTAGACTATAAGGCTACCATATGCTATCGCGAGCAGCTAATCGGCGATAAAGCCACAGCTTGTTAGCTTGTTAAATCACATGTAAGCGTGGCTAAGTTCGAAGATTGACGATCGCACATCGCGGCCATCGCCGGACATTCATAAATGAGCAATCGTTGGCTTGTATCTGTATCGCATTTCAGTGACTGCAGACTGCAGTTCGGCAGCTCAGCAGCTCGAACCACTGCCACAAATTACACGCAGCCCGGCGACAAGGGGCATTAATAATTGGCCAACTAAATGCCATATCGAAGCCGCCTGGCAAGTCTTATCAATAAAACTGTTTTTGCCGGCCACGCCCGCACACACGCACTCCCAGAAAAGCACCTCCCTGGACTTCCAATCCCCCCCCGAAAGACTATGATTCCGATTCAGATTCCGATTCCAGGATGACAAATTGCGCAAATCCATGAGATAGTTTTTGGCTCTTAGCATTTGCACGATCGCTCGGCCGTTGCATAATGTGCCGCTTAGATTTGTATCTGCTGCATGCGCCATGTTGTTGACTCAAAACGCTGTCAAAATGGCCAGCCAGAAATGATTCGTGCGATAAAGCGCCAAAAAAGACAacggcaaacaaacaaatgcaGTAAATGCAGCAAATGTTGCAAGTTGGGCTAGGCCTAGGCCTGCTCCACTGACCGCCGGTCAGGCATGGAcatttaataaacatttttgcaCCATTTTTCAGCCGCCCGTTTGGCTGCTGCGACTGCCGCTGTCACTTCTGCTAATGGCCATCGTTAGCTGGTCATCGCCGGCCGGGCTTATCAATTTATCAGCCCCGACTCCGCGGCAATTAGCCAGTCTAAGCGTCTAATTAAGTTGCGCCTGCACGAGCAGATACAAATGCTGATCGATGGCGGGGCTCCAGCCTCTGCAGATGGATGAGCAGTCGCCGGAAAAGAGCAGATGGCGATAGCCGAGAACATGGCAATGCTTTTGGCCGGGCTAAGCACCTGACTTAGCCTGAAATCTGCCCCGGAAGACCcacttattttggtttttttgcgGCATTTGAGGAGTTTGTTTTTCAGTTTCTTTATGAGgtggaaaatattttaggaCTTTTCGTATATGGTTCcacttaaaatgtatttacaaacagaaaactaaatataaatgtaatgaaaaccacagtttttggcttatcatttttaatgatttattaattttcaagAACTTATGGGCAGTTTTTCAACCTAAGAAAAGAAATAAAGATTCCTCATTTAGTCTAAGTTTTGTCTTCTTgactttaagaaaaattaaaaataatagtttttgatgtaaaggcaatttattttaagttctCAAACTTTACATATAGTATCCCCCGTGTCACTGTGATTTATTCACAAAAGTATTCGCCAGCAATCTTTCATCATTGGCGCATTACTTTGCAAGAAAACTCTGACAAGGTTTTTGCCGcacataaagtataaatatatacaaatcgatatctaaaaaaaataacaagaaTCACATATTGTTGGCAGGCTCTTCCTACTCCATCTAGTCCCATCTGCTGGCCAATCGTAAGTCCCCGTAGAGCTGCTCAAAGAACCGGCACTCCTGTTCCGAAAGGGTCAGCACCAGCGTGTCCACCTCGTTCTCAGGTCCGGGTTCCTCTGGAGAGGTCTCATCTGGAAGAGGGGATGGCTCCAGGACCGGCCTGAAGTCGCGTCTGCAGAGTGGACACCGCGAGTCCCGACCGAGCTCCAAGTACCTCTGGAAGCACTCCGTGCAGAAGGAGTGACCGCAGGATATGCGGTGCGGAAGCCTCTGCTCATCTAAACAGAATATGCACGGGTTAGCGGTCATGGTCACAAGATCTGAATCGGATTAGTGGATTAGTTCGCGTACTGGATGCACTTGTATCACGGTTTTTTTTGTTCCACAGGCTTGGACTACAAAATATAGGGACACACATATAAAGGACGTCGCTCAGCTGGTGAAGTGAAAATTTCCTTTGGGGGTTACCAGCTCGTTTAATTCACAACCCTTGGCCTGCTGTGACATTAAGTATTTgctttgtatatatatagcaAAATATTCCGACATGATGTTATATGTAATAGAAAATATCTAATGTACAGAATGATTTTTTAAGTTAGGATTTTTTGAGTACTAAGCATTTCACTAAAAGACCCCCAAAAAAGCGAGGCTAGGGTTGTCACGTGGTCGTGATGCGATATTTGACTTACTGCCGACATGTATCGATAACATTGTTAGCCAAGGCAACACCTCAGCACTTCATCCCAGCTGCACCCAGTTCTTGATGAAGTTCTCATTGAGATCGTGTTCGGATCGCCGCAGACCGTTCCCAGGCAGCTCTTTTGCATAATTCCATTTAATCTCGGCCAGAGTTGAGGGCAATTTTCAATTTGCCTTGCCGACGACGCTCCTGTGGCTGTGTTATTGTTAATACTTACCGGTACTGCACTTTTGTTgccattgttgttgccgtGTTGTGTTGTGTTGTGTGTTGTTGCCATTCAAATTGCATTCAAATCAATTACATTCGAACTAAACATAATTCATGTGGTATGGGTTAATACAACAAATTACAACTGACATTTAAGCAGAAACATGAAACGGACAATTTAACATGAGTGCGGCAAAAGGGGGCAGCGGCGGCCagaaaaagcaaaataaaatgaGACAAAGGCAACTTTTTGGGGCTGACTGGCTGGCTGGCAGGCATCATATGCAGCCGAAAAAAGGCCAAAAAGATACGAAAACAGAATTCAACTTGAGCCCCGGAGTTGGCCCAGCCGCGGTCGGCAATCAAGGCATAAAGCTGAGTGACCTTCAGTATCcgtaaaatgaaaataaacaaaaagacTGAAAAGGCACGAAAAAAGTGCAGCCCCACACACAGGCTGAACAACAATAAAATTCTTTTCTCACGATTGTTGACTTTAACACTTGCAGGGAAAAAATGGCCAAAAAGCAAGGCAACAAGTTTCGAGTGCGAGGGTGCACTTGAAGAAAAGTGATAGGAATTCAAAAGTTTGTGTGGTGGTAAGGGTAagatattatataaatttatattaacttttattaatttagctcccaaaaaaatataaaatatccgAATAAATTGATTTGTGGAGGCAAAGTATTTCTTAATCTTTAAATAGTTCTGTACAATTTAGTtacattatatttttattgacccCCATATGATATCCTTTCGCTATAATTTTTTCCGAAACCGAAAAAGTTCAAATTTGGAGTTCGCGTATGGTTTTTTTACCATGCTTACAGTAAAATTTCTCCGAGTGTACTCGTATTCACTGTCATTGCCTGCGAGTGAGAAATAAGCCCCGGCACAATGAAAATGAGCCACTGCTACTGGGAAGTGGTTTTGCTGATCTTGCGACAAATTTGCAAGCGGCGATCTTCAGGCGGAAGACGTTGAACTGCTCCACATGCATTTCAATGGAAGGCTCAATCGAAGTGGAGATAAATGTTCTGGGCAGCTTTtgttttacttaattttatgTGCCTTGCATACTTTTGCAGGCCCTCAAGGCATTAAGCATTTTGCCAGCGTGCTGGGCTCATTTATTCGCTGCACTCGGTTTATCGATTGAATGCATTCTGGCTTTTGCCGTCTGCAATTAAGTGAAATTTATGTTACTGCTGGTTCGTCGCTTAAGTCTTTTGTTTGCGGGTCGCGCGCCAAGGCACGTAAATTgccgaaaaaaataaaagccgCGAAAAATGTGTTTCCTACTTAGCGTGGGCAGACAGTAAGCCGGCTCTGGCTCACATTGGCCATCCTGTACTGGTCCCCAGCTCCTCATTCCTCATTTAATCCGCCGCGTTGGTGGCGTGCATACATAATGCATAATTACCGGTTTCACTTTTCTCTCTCTCGTCTGCGATTATCTTGGCATGCCTTGGCGTTTTTATTCCACCGTACAGAtactatattttattttacaggCATTGCGGTTTTATTGCCTCGCTCGTATGgtttcttaatttttaatttttatgatgTGTTAATGGATATTTTTGTGACATGACCTCCTGGCGTGCCGTTGTCGTTCGTCAAGCTCTGTCCGTCTGCCAGTATTAAGTTCAAAGCCTCCAAGGGGGAGGCGGGGGGAAACCAGGAGCAGGAATCCCAGCTGGGTATTATGCAATCTCTGCCTGTAATTGAAGCTATTTAAAGCTCGTTACATGGTGCAAGGACAGCGCTGCAGACGACAAGGGCGTTCATCCCGAAAGAGGGGCTGTCAATCAAGCCGATTGACTTGGTTCGGGCAGCGGGCGCTAGGTGGCGCCGCCACCAGTCATTTCCCATTTGGCCAATCATCGCGGTTAAGTGAGCTCCTCGCAACCAAATGTGACCCAATTCCTTGGGTTTCTGGCTGGCGGGATCGACTTGTCGCTCAAATTGCACGCACAGGGCCCTCGGACATGGACTGATTACAGGGCCCAGGGCATGCAATTTGCATCAATAAAACTTCGGTCCAGGGAACTGGTATCTGCGATCTGCCTTTGCTGCTGTAGGTCAGTTTGGAATATGGAAGAAAAAATGCAATCCAAGCGTTGATTTGTTGCCTGCTCCTGCATTCTGGGCCTTCAATCAAGTGACGATGGGCGCAAACGAGCAGCAGATGGACTCCTGGACTCCTGGGCTCCTAAAACCTGCCCCACCCCATGGCCACTTTCATCTCGGCCGCGTCTTAACCCAAAGCTCCTCTTATCGGATAAGAGCCAGGCCGCTGATTTGACGGGTGTCGGAGCCACTTGATCGGCCAATAATTACTTTCTCTGCGGTCTGTTATTGATTTCGGCTGATTGCCGCCATAATTTTATTATGCATCATTAAGATAAAGCAGCCCCGGTCGTTTGCAAATTGTTTACAGCCTATGGAATCATCTTGAAAATGCCCAAATCCCCACCCATCGCATCTCGTTCCGAATCTGGGATCTGAGATCATTTTCACAGGCCTCCAAAGTAAGACTTTCCAAAAAACCCAA
This genomic interval carries:
- the LOC119562934 gene encoding uncharacterized protein LOC119562934 isoform X1, which encodes MCVPIFCSPSLWNKKNRDTSASNEQRLPHRISCGHSFCTECFQRYLELGRDSRCPLCRRDFRPVLEPSPLPDETSPEEPGPENEVDTLVLTLSEQECRFFEQLYGDLRLASRWD
- the LOC119562934 gene encoding postreplication repair E3 ubiquitin-protein ligase RAD18 isoform X2, with the protein product MTANPCIFCLDEQRLPHRISCGHSFCTECFQRYLELGRDSRCPLCRRDFRPVLEPSPLPDETSPEEPGPENEVDTLVLTLSEQECRFFEQLYGDLRLASRWD